In Streptomyces sp. DG2A-72, one genomic interval encodes:
- a CDS encoding bifunctional lytic transglycosylase/C40 family peptidase, whose amino-acid sequence MGEGRLTVRKAWIVAGAALAAGLSFVMLLVVGVYIVAGNLANGVGGGAKTLAKGAVPAAYQPLVQKYGNMCPAINPALLAAQLYQESGFNPSAQSAAAAQGIAQFIPGTWATHGVDGDGDGDRDVWDPNDAIPSAASYDCKLASYVKDVPGDATKNMLAAYNAGAYAVIKYGGVPPYSETQNYVKTITTLEDSFAAPVSRVDPSKQAAGAIDYAQKKLGTLYLWGGNGTADQGGRFDCSGLTKAAYESVGITLPRVANDQYNAGPHPSRAELLPGDLVFFSDDLTNSRAIRHVGIYVGGGYMIDAPRPGAVIRFDPIDTPDYFGATRVTEDGGKALALTGQG is encoded by the coding sequence GTGGGCGAGGGGCGGTTGACGGTGCGTAAGGCATGGATCGTGGCGGGTGCCGCGCTCGCGGCGGGGCTCAGCTTCGTGATGCTGCTCGTCGTGGGTGTCTACATCGTCGCCGGGAACCTCGCCAATGGCGTCGGCGGAGGCGCGAAGACGCTCGCCAAGGGGGCCGTGCCCGCCGCCTATCAGCCGCTCGTGCAGAAGTACGGCAACATGTGCCCCGCGATCAATCCCGCGCTGCTCGCCGCCCAGCTGTATCAGGAGAGCGGGTTCAATCCGAGCGCGCAGAGCGCGGCGGCGGCGCAGGGGATAGCGCAGTTCATCCCGGGGACCTGGGCCACGCACGGCGTCGACGGGGACGGGGACGGGGACCGGGATGTGTGGGATCCGAACGACGCGATCCCGTCGGCCGCTTCGTACGACTGCAAGCTCGCGTCGTATGTGAAGGACGTGCCGGGCGACGCGACGAAGAACATGCTCGCCGCCTACAACGCGGGGGCGTACGCGGTCATCAAGTACGGGGGCGTGCCGCCGTACTCGGAGACCCAGAACTACGTGAAGACCATCACGACCCTCGAGGACAGCTTCGCGGCGCCCGTCTCCCGGGTGGACCCCTCCAAGCAGGCCGCCGGCGCCATCGACTACGCCCAGAAGAAGCTCGGCACGCTCTATCTGTGGGGCGGCAACGGGACCGCCGACCAGGGAGGGCGGTTCGACTGCTCCGGGCTGACCAAGGCGGCGTACGAGAGCGTCGGGATCACGCTGCCCCGGGTCGCCAACGATCAGTACAACGCCGGGCCGCATCCCTCGCGGGCGGAGCTGCTGCCCGGGGACCTGGTGTTCTTCTCGGACGACCTCACCAATTCCCGGGCCATCCGGCACGTCGGGATCTATGTCGGCGGCGGGTACATGATCGACGCGCCCCGGCCGGGGGCCGTGATCCGGTTCGACCCGATCGACACCCCGGACTACTTCGGGGCGACGCGGGTCACCGAGGACGGTGGGAAGGCGCTGGCGCTGACGGGGCAGGGATGA
- a CDS encoding serine protease has product MKRTPRSALPVVVALLALASASTAAASDGSGPFGVTVVAAPTAPVVRVGALIVGGRRFCTASVVHSPRRDLVATAAHCMRGSAVDVGFAPGYRNGRTPYGVWKVGRWFVSRGWADGRDEDSDVAFAVVERRDGEAVEDAVGGNRFMAGTATGATAVTLTGYPNSRAVPISCTNKPRPHSRTQQRIACPGFSGGTSGSPWVNGDGQVVGVLGGHEGGGATVDVSYSVVFRAEAAALYRKAAGCGPSQMGSS; this is encoded by the coding sequence ATGAAGCGCACTCCCCGTTCCGCTCTCCCTGTCGTCGTCGCTCTGCTCGCCCTCGCTTCCGCCTCCACGGCGGCCGCGAGTGACGGCTCGGGTCCCTTCGGTGTCACCGTCGTCGCCGCGCCCACCGCGCCCGTCGTGCGGGTCGGCGCGCTGATCGTGGGCGGTCGGCGTTTCTGTACCGCGTCCGTCGTGCACAGCCCGCGCCGCGATCTCGTCGCCACCGCGGCGCACTGCATGCGGGGGAGCGCCGTGGACGTCGGGTTCGCGCCGGGCTACCGGAACGGGCGTACTCCGTACGGCGTGTGGAAGGTCGGGCGCTGGTTCGTGTCCCGGGGGTGGGCCGACGGGCGGGACGAGGACAGTGATGTGGCGTTCGCGGTGGTGGAGCGTCGGGACGGGGAGGCCGTCGAGGATGCCGTCGGTGGAAACCGGTTCATGGCCGGTACGGCCACCGGGGCCACCGCCGTGACACTCACCGGGTATCCCAACTCCCGTGCAGTGCCGATCAGTTGTACCAACAAGCCGCGCCCTCACAGCCGTACGCAACAACGCATCGCATGCCCCGGCTTCAGTGGGGGGACGAGTGGGAGTCCGTGGGTGAACGGGGACGGGCAGGTCGTGGGGGTCCTCGGTGGGCACGAGGGGGGCGGGGCAACGGTTGATGTGTCGTACAGCGTGGTCTTCCGCGCGGAGGCGGCGGCGCTGTATCGCAAGGCTGCCGGTTGCGGCCCGTCCCAGATGGGAAGCTCCTAG
- a CDS encoding Uma2 family endonuclease has translation MSVSPGAWMYPRPRPGNLREIAEKIEDATGLRVQIVGGKLVMSPTPRGKHAGVVHWIRRQLDGALPEGLGAFEMSSIALPEDPDDYVTPDLIILPIEWVEEDDWLAAPEDAALAVEVISPSEKSREIRDKADWYAVAGVPVLLVIDPRNGTWALHTRPDNGAYRDILPGKFGDSVRLPEPLGIEVSTDGFPLYGTSPRRSRGDEGREGGV, from the coding sequence ATGTCCGTGTCACCAGGCGCCTGGATGTATCCGCGACCCCGTCCGGGGAACTTGCGCGAGATCGCCGAGAAGATTGAGGACGCGACGGGTCTGCGGGTGCAGATCGTGGGAGGAAAACTCGTGATGTCTCCGACCCCGCGTGGCAAACACGCGGGCGTGGTGCATTGGATTCGTCGGCAGCTCGACGGCGCTCTTCCCGAAGGGCTGGGAGCCTTCGAGATGTCCTCGATCGCCTTGCCGGAAGACCCCGACGACTACGTAACGCCGGACCTGATCATCCTGCCCATCGAGTGGGTGGAGGAGGATGACTGGCTAGCGGCCCCAGAGGATGCGGCGCTTGCCGTAGAGGTCATCTCCCCCTCCGAGAAGTCCCGCGAGATCCGCGACAAGGCCGACTGGTACGCCGTCGCCGGGGTCCCCGTCCTCCTCGTCATCGACCCCCGCAACGGCACCTGGGCCCTGCACACCCGTCCGGACAACGGCGCCTATCGCGACATATTGCCCGGCAAGTTCGGAGATTCCGTGCGGCTGCCCGAGCCGCTCGGTATCGAGGTCTCCACCGACGGCTTCCCGCTGTACGGCACTTCACCGCGCCGGAGCAGAGGGGACGAGGGTCGCGAGGGCGGCGTCTGA
- a CDS encoding ATP-binding protein yields MSTVSPPWSYTLHLPHDPRAPRIARVTLRTVLAAHGLTHVIPTAELMASELLTNAHLHTTGPYALRVRPMESDRLRVAVWDTDPRVPPGFTTDGATVVVPPDDAESGRGLHLVRACADSVGASVLRELGASKGGKLLWAECQWRDLT; encoded by the coding sequence ATGTCCACCGTATCCCCGCCCTGGTCCTACACCCTCCACCTCCCGCACGATCCCCGCGCCCCGCGTATCGCCCGCGTCACCCTCCGTACCGTCCTCGCCGCCCACGGGCTCACCCATGTCATCCCCACCGCCGAACTCATGGCCTCCGAACTCCTCACCAACGCCCACCTCCACACCACCGGCCCCTACGCCCTCCGCGTCCGCCCGATGGAATCCGACCGCCTCCGGGTCGCCGTATGGGACACCGACCCCCGTGTCCCGCCCGGCTTCACGACCGACGGCGCCACCGTCGTCGTACCGCCGGACGATGCCGAATCCGGACGCGGCCTGCACCTCGTACGCGCGTGTGCCGACTCCGTCGGGGCCTCCGTGTTGCGGGAGCTCGGCGCGTCGAAGGGCGGGAAGCTGCTGTGGGCCGAGTGTCAGTGGCGTGACCTAACGTAG
- a CDS encoding helix-turn-helix transcriptional regulator encodes MPVRTNPTGRQLRLGAELRKLRERAGLTSTQAAELLGMKQAQVSNMETGRLGVSAERVRTLACHYDCPDKALVEAIAGMTGDRKRGWWEEYRELLSRPLLDLAELEHHARSLRDFTTARVPGLLQTREYALEIFRQAVTELSPPDIEHRLSFRIKRQAILFREEEPTPYEAIIHEAALRMKVGGSAVARQQLQHLLDMNDRDHVTLRAVTFDAGAFPGSGQSIHYARGPVPQLDTVYLDQAHGLAFLDAEAQLHKYRTLFDRIEAVALAPEKTQDLVHNVMREL; translated from the coding sequence ATGCCCGTGAGGACCAACCCAACGGGACGTCAACTCCGGCTTGGCGCCGAGCTGCGCAAGCTGCGCGAGCGCGCAGGCCTGACCTCAACGCAGGCCGCGGAGTTGCTCGGAATGAAGCAGGCGCAGGTCAGCAACATGGAAACCGGCCGACTCGGTGTGAGCGCCGAGCGCGTACGCACACTGGCCTGCCACTACGACTGCCCGGACAAGGCCCTCGTCGAGGCGATCGCCGGGATGACCGGCGACCGCAAGCGCGGCTGGTGGGAGGAGTACCGCGAACTGCTCTCCCGTCCGCTCCTCGATCTGGCCGAACTGGAGCACCACGCCCGGTCGTTGCGCGACTTCACCACGGCCCGCGTTCCCGGACTGCTCCAGACACGCGAGTACGCACTCGAGATCTTCCGTCAGGCGGTCACCGAACTCTCGCCGCCCGACATCGAACACCGCCTGTCGTTCCGCATCAAGCGCCAGGCGATCCTCTTCCGCGAGGAAGAACCGACACCGTACGAGGCGATCATCCACGAGGCGGCTCTGCGCATGAAGGTCGGCGGCTCCGCGGTTGCGCGCCAACAGTTGCAGCACCTGCTCGACATGAATGACCGAGACCACGTGACCCTGCGTGCCGTCACCTTCGACGCCGGGGCCTTCCCGGGATCCGGCCAGTCGATCCACTACGCGCGCGGCCCGGTACCGCAGTTGGACACCGTCTATCTCGACCAGGCCCACGGCCTCGCCTTCCTCGACGCCGAGGCACAGTTGCACAAGTACCGCACGCTGTTCGACCGGATCGAGGCTGTCGCGCTCGCCCCGGAGAAGACTCAGGACCTTGTCCACAACGTGATGCGAGAGCTGTGA
- a CDS encoding DUF397 domain-containing protein, translating into MTPRWQKSSYCSEGASCLHVATATETIHLTESSDPTRAILTATPTAFGALLLVLKKETRA; encoded by the coding sequence ATGACCCCGCGCTGGCAGAAGTCGTCGTACTGCTCCGAGGGCGCCTCCTGCCTCCACGTGGCCACCGCCACCGAAACGATCCATCTCACCGAAAGCAGCGACCCCACCCGCGCGATACTCACGGCCACCCCCACCGCCTTCGGCGCCCTCCTCCTCGTACTCAAGAAGGAAACCCGTGCCTGA
- a CDS encoding DUF397 domain-containing protein, translating to MPDIPPNLTWERAAPPDATGPGPWIEIAFGEGDDGDGDGDTPVYIRETSAPDNVVTTNRRKWDAFVLGVQAGEFDHFVEDA from the coding sequence GTGCCTGACATCCCCCCGAACCTCACCTGGGAACGCGCCGCCCCACCCGACGCCACCGGACCCGGCCCCTGGATCGAGATCGCGTTCGGCGAAGGCGACGACGGCGACGGCGACGGCGATACCCCCGTCTACATCCGCGAGACCAGCGCCCCGGACAACGTGGTCACGACCAACCGCCGCAAGTGGGACGCTTTCGTGCTCGGCGTGCAGGCGGGCGAGTTCGACCACTTCGTAGAAGACGCGTAG
- a CDS encoding RNA polymerase subunit sigma-70: MTARCQACGRTIDSTGGPGRTASYCSQACRQRAYRERRRPAGVPAQELVSDIGERLTRLRLEPALAFQADVEALSPRFAQLRRLAREAHEAAENVTPADVTKSGEDDTLTVLIEAHRRELRVHCYRLLGSYDEAEDLTQETFLRAWRARETLDGVENPRAWLYKIATNACLDFLRKQNRRPAPYEPVPGMDSGDGPPPPRLPWLQPFPDDQLPEAPAPQHEPDEQAVASETLELVFLTAIQQLPPRQRAAVILRDVAGWSAQETAELLDTSVPSANSAVQRGRSALRQALPGRREDWSAPAPGAEDLALLERYLDAFARTDIDAMVELVREDIVLTMPPNPFWFTSRDAMFAFVRPNLDPASPTFAGHWRVLPVRANGQLAVAGYLQRPGTSVFRAQLIDVLRVAEGRIAQITTFEPHLFPAFGLPMTL; the protein is encoded by the coding sequence GTGACAGCGCGCTGCCAAGCCTGCGGGCGAACGATCGACAGCACCGGCGGCCCGGGGCGGACCGCGTCGTACTGCTCGCAGGCGTGCCGGCAGCGTGCCTACCGCGAGCGGCGGCGGCCGGCCGGTGTTCCCGCCCAGGAGCTGGTGTCGGACATCGGGGAACGACTGACCCGGCTGCGCCTGGAACCCGCGCTCGCGTTCCAGGCCGACGTAGAGGCCCTGTCGCCCCGGTTCGCCCAGCTGCGGCGTCTCGCCCGTGAGGCACACGAGGCCGCCGAAAACGTCACACCCGCCGACGTGACGAAATCCGGCGAGGACGACACCCTCACCGTCCTCATCGAGGCCCACCGGCGTGAGCTGCGCGTCCACTGTTACCGCCTGCTCGGCTCGTACGACGAGGCCGAGGACCTCACCCAGGAGACATTCCTGCGGGCCTGGCGGGCCCGCGAGACGCTGGACGGCGTCGAGAACCCGCGGGCCTGGCTGTACAAGATCGCCACCAACGCCTGCCTCGACTTCCTGCGCAAGCAGAACCGGCGCCCGGCGCCGTACGAACCCGTACCCGGCATGGACTCCGGAGACGGCCCGCCACCCCCGCGGCTGCCGTGGCTGCAGCCGTTCCCGGACGATCAGCTGCCCGAGGCACCCGCGCCGCAGCACGAGCCCGACGAGCAGGCCGTGGCGAGCGAGACGCTCGAACTGGTCTTTCTCACCGCCATCCAGCAGCTCCCGCCACGCCAACGGGCCGCGGTGATCCTGCGCGACGTCGCCGGATGGTCGGCCCAGGAGACCGCCGAGCTGCTGGACACCAGCGTCCCCTCCGCCAACAGCGCCGTACAGCGCGGCCGTTCGGCGCTGCGGCAGGCGTTGCCGGGGCGGCGCGAGGACTGGTCGGCCCCCGCTCCCGGCGCCGAGGACCTGGCGCTGCTGGAGCGCTACCTGGACGCGTTCGCCCGGACCGACATCGACGCCATGGTCGAGCTGGTGCGCGAGGACATCGTGCTCACCATGCCGCCGAACCCGTTCTGGTTCACCTCGCGGGACGCGATGTTCGCCTTCGTACGGCCGAACCTCGATCCCGCGTCGCCGACGTTCGCCGGGCACTGGAGGGTCCTGCCGGTGCGGGCCAACGGCCAGTTGGCAGTCGCCGGCTATCTGCAACGGCCCGGGACCAGCGTGTTCCGGGCGCAGCTCATCGACGTACTGCGGGTCGCAGAGGGCCGTATCGCCCAGATCACCACCTTCGAACCGCATCTGTTCCCCGCGTTCGGACTGCCGATGACGCTCTGA
- a CDS encoding SDR family NAD(P)-dependent oxidoreductase, with amino-acid sequence MLKNKVAVVYGGAGSLGAGVAKAYVQAGARVFLAGRTEDTLRKAAAEAGAEYDVLDARDEEAVESHATSVVERAGRIDISVNLVPRGDFQGVPLTEMSVEDYTRPVTQGITCQFITARAAARRMAAQGSGVILSLDSGSANGSPMMGGTAAADGAIDALIRQLAQEVGPAGVRVCGIWTAGVTDSLTPQKLAAAGAPAMDEAAVDGIRAHLDSLRMTKRSPRIADIAALATFLASDAAAAITGTWINATAGMFAS; translated from the coding sequence ATGCTGAAGAACAAGGTCGCGGTCGTCTACGGCGGAGCAGGCTCCCTCGGCGCGGGAGTCGCGAAGGCATACGTACAGGCGGGGGCGCGGGTGTTCCTCGCCGGCCGTACGGAGGACACGCTGCGGAAGGCCGCCGCCGAGGCCGGTGCCGAGTACGACGTGCTCGACGCGCGGGACGAGGAAGCCGTCGAGTCCCATGCGACGTCGGTCGTCGAGCGGGCAGGGCGGATCGACATCTCCGTCAACCTGGTGCCGCGGGGCGACTTCCAGGGCGTACCGCTGACCGAGATGTCGGTCGAGGACTACACGCGTCCGGTGACTCAGGGGATCACCTGCCAGTTCATCACCGCGCGGGCCGCGGCGCGCCGGATGGCCGCACAGGGCTCGGGGGTGATCCTCTCCCTGGACAGCGGGTCCGCCAACGGCAGCCCGATGATGGGCGGCACCGCCGCGGCCGACGGCGCGATCGACGCGCTGATCCGCCAGCTCGCCCAGGAGGTCGGCCCGGCCGGCGTCCGTGTCTGCGGGATCTGGACGGCCGGTGTCACCGACAGCCTGACCCCCCAGAAACTCGCCGCGGCAGGCGCTCCGGCCATGGACGAGGCAGCGGTGGACGGCATTCGCGCCCACCTGGACAGCCTGCGAATGACGAAGCGCTCGCCGCGCATCGCGGACATCGCCGCCCTGGCGACGTTCCTCGCCTCCGACGCCGCTGCCGCCATCACGGGCACCTGGATCAACGCGACCGCCGGAATGTTCGCGAGCTGA
- a CDS encoding PIG-L family deacetylase, protein MSVPSLLGVFAHPDDESLFSGGALARHAAAGARTAVVTATWAEGTRRGAELAEALGILGAGGPRMLGYADARVPASAPGRARLCDAPLDEAVGRLVAHVRQFRPEIVVTHDAYGGVTGHPDHVHTHRVTTLAVQAAGLERLYPEAGEPWRPSALYLATHPDSAAGALSEFAHVGKAMKTVPDELITATVDVSPWLERKWAAVLAHRSEVERGAAPGLLAGFPAAVRERFLSTEWYIRHDTVSSAPAQTELTA, encoded by the coding sequence GTGTCGGTGCCGAGTCTGCTCGGGGTCTTCGCTCATCCGGACGACGAGTCGCTGTTCTCCGGTGGAGCGCTCGCCCGGCATGCCGCCGCGGGCGCCCGGACCGCCGTCGTGACGGCGACCTGGGCCGAGGGCACCCGGCGCGGTGCGGAACTCGCCGAGGCGCTGGGGATCCTGGGTGCCGGTGGGCCGCGGATGCTCGGCTATGCCGACGCCCGGGTGCCGGCGTCCGCTCCTGGCCGGGCGCGGCTGTGCGACGCGCCGCTCGACGAGGCGGTGGGGCGGCTGGTGGCGCATGTCCGGCAGTTCCGCCCGGAGATCGTGGTCACCCACGATGCGTACGGCGGGGTGACCGGTCACCCGGACCATGTGCACACCCACCGGGTGACCACGCTCGCGGTCCAGGCGGCCGGGCTGGAGCGGCTCTACCCGGAGGCCGGTGAACCCTGGCGGCCGAGCGCCCTCTACCTGGCCACGCACCCGGACTCGGCAGCCGGGGCGCTCAGCGAGTTCGCGCATGTCGGCAAGGCCATGAAGACGGTCCCCGACGAGCTGATCACTGCGACCGTCGACGTGAGCCCCTGGCTGGAGCGGAAGTGGGCCGCCGTACTGGCCCATCGCAGTGAGGTGGAGAGGGGCGCCGCCCCGGGCCTGCTCGCCGGTTTCCCGGCGGCCGTCCGGGAACGGTTCCTGTCCACCGAGTGGTACATCCGCCACGACACCGTCTCCAGCGCGCCCGCCCAGACGGAACTGACGGCCTGA
- a CDS encoding oxidoreductase: MAEKKSEQTHKWNVTHLPDLTGRTVVVTGANSGIGLTAADALARVGAHVVFAVRDLERGRAAAATVSGSTEVRRLDLADLQSVRDFADGWRDPIHVLINNAGVMMLPRQRTRDGFETQFGTNHLGHFALTNLLLPYVQDRVVTLSSGAHRWGAVTIAFDDLNLTAGYTPRRAYAQSKLANLLFTLELQRRLTESGSSVRAYAAHPGYAATNLQSHAANPIARAGMALGNRFFAQDDRAGALPTLYAATQELPGASYVGPDGLGEMRGTPTLVGRTQAASDPAEARRLWTVSEELTGVTWPLRQPAAQR, from the coding sequence ATGGCTGAGAAGAAGAGCGAGCAGACCCACAAGTGGAACGTCACGCACCTCCCCGACCTCACCGGCCGCACCGTCGTCGTCACCGGTGCCAACAGCGGCATCGGGCTGACCGCGGCGGACGCGCTGGCCCGCGTGGGGGCGCATGTGGTGTTCGCCGTACGGGACCTGGAGCGCGGGCGGGCGGCAGCGGCGACCGTGTCCGGGAGTACGGAGGTGCGGCGGCTGGACCTGGCCGATCTGCAGTCCGTACGCGACTTCGCGGACGGATGGCGGGACCCGATCCACGTCCTGATCAACAACGCGGGCGTGATGATGCTGCCGCGGCAGCGGACCCGGGACGGCTTCGAGACGCAGTTCGGCACGAACCATCTGGGCCACTTCGCCCTGACGAACCTGCTGCTGCCGTATGTCCAGGACCGGGTGGTGACGCTGTCGTCGGGCGCGCACCGCTGGGGAGCGGTGACCATCGCCTTCGACGACCTGAATCTGACGGCCGGGTACACGCCGCGCCGGGCCTACGCCCAGTCCAAGCTGGCGAACCTGCTCTTCACACTGGAACTGCAGCGGCGGCTGACGGAGTCGGGTTCGTCGGTACGGGCGTACGCGGCCCACCCCGGGTACGCGGCGACCAACCTCCAGAGCCACGCGGCGAACCCGATCGCCCGCGCCGGGATGGCGTTGGGCAACAGGTTCTTCGCCCAGGACGACCGCGCGGGCGCCCTGCCCACGCTGTACGCGGCGACGCAGGAACTGCCGGGTGCGAGCTACGTCGGACCGGACGGTCTGGGCGAGATGCGCGGCACGCCGACGCTGGTGGGCCGTACACAGGCGGCGAGCGATCCGGCGGAGGCCCGCCGCCTGTGGACGGTGTCGGAGGAACTGACCGGAGTGACCTGGCCGTTGAGGCAGCCGGCCGCCCAGCGATAG
- a CDS encoding TetR/AcrR family transcriptional regulator, with translation MSPMPAASRPYHHGDLRSALLATAERTLREKGVAELSLRELAREIGVSHAAPGRHFKDKQALLNALALSGYERLAQALNTADDPAQPLQPRLTELARAYLQFSIGNAALLELMYARKHEPDAAEQMSAGVDRTIGSLARVLADAQQRGEIIAADPEHLTLFTGAALHGLASMTAAGLLTPEGALDGVDELVHHMLHGLKPR, from the coding sequence ATGAGCCCCATGCCCGCAGCCAGCCGCCCTTACCACCACGGAGACCTCCGCTCCGCCCTGCTCGCCACCGCCGAGCGCACGCTGCGGGAGAAGGGCGTCGCCGAGCTGTCCCTGCGCGAACTGGCCCGCGAGATCGGCGTCAGCCACGCGGCCCCCGGCCGGCACTTCAAGGACAAGCAGGCCCTGCTCAACGCCCTCGCACTCAGCGGATACGAGCGGCTCGCCCAGGCCCTGAACACCGCCGACGACCCCGCGCAGCCGCTCCAGCCCCGGCTCACCGAGCTCGCCCGCGCCTATCTCCAGTTCTCCATCGGCAACGCCGCCCTGCTGGAGCTGATGTACGCCCGCAAGCACGAACCGGACGCCGCCGAGCAGATGTCCGCCGGCGTCGACCGCACGATCGGTTCACTGGCACGCGTCCTCGCCGACGCCCAGCAGCGCGGCGAGATCATCGCGGCGGACCCCGAGCACCTCACGCTCTTCACAGGCGCCGCGCTCCACGGACTCGCCTCCATGACGGCCGCCGGCCTGCTCACCCCGGAAGGCGCCCTCGACGGCGTCGACGAGCTGGTCCACCACATGCTGCACGGCCTCAAGCCCCGCTGA
- a CDS encoding SCO6880 family protein, translating into MTTESHLSHPVTPRRTYLIGRARPNAIVGRNRETGEIALIIAGAFLGMMCGLLVPVLSLRIVLLMGFPMLALAAVYVPFKRRTFYKWYEINRTYKRTLKQGTVYRSSAMEAGIRLDGREIEVGPPPGIGRITWLAAPFGPDEIAVLLHADRKTVTAAIEIEGPGVGLRDSEDQEALVDRFGTLLKHVANGDGFVTRLQMLARTLPADPDAHAKDVAVRGDDRAPGWLAQSYDQLQSMVSTSSEQHRAYLVACMHYSRELAAEANAMARAARPHGGKADRDAGLAVVMARELTDICSRLQEADIRVRQPLGQGRLASLIHSMYDPDHPIDHIQAMTKRNAWPAELDAMEPTYLQAKTRESSTRAPWCHATAWVKEWPMTPVGVNFLAPLLVHTPDVIRTVAVTMDLEPTEVAIERMLTEKTNDEAEASRQAKMNRTVDPRDIASHNRLDQRGEDLASGAAGVNLVGYITVSSRNPEALARDKRTIRASAGKSYLKIEWCDREHHRAFVNTLPFATGIRR; encoded by the coding sequence TTGACGACCGAGTCCCACCTGTCCCATCCGGTCACGCCCCGCCGTACATATCTGATCGGCCGCGCCCGGCCGAACGCGATCGTCGGCCGGAATCGTGAGACCGGTGAGATCGCGCTGATCATCGCGGGCGCGTTCCTCGGCATGATGTGCGGCCTCCTCGTCCCCGTCCTGTCCCTGCGCATCGTGCTGCTGATGGGCTTCCCGATGCTCGCGCTGGCCGCGGTCTACGTGCCGTTCAAGCGCCGGACGTTCTACAAGTGGTACGAGATCAACCGCACCTACAAGCGCACCCTCAAGCAGGGCACCGTGTACCGCTCCAGCGCCATGGAGGCCGGCATCCGGCTCGACGGCCGTGAGATCGAGGTGGGCCCGCCGCCGGGCATCGGCCGTATCACCTGGCTGGCCGCTCCGTTCGGCCCCGACGAGATCGCCGTACTGCTGCACGCGGACCGCAAGACCGTCACCGCCGCCATCGAGATCGAGGGCCCCGGCGTCGGCCTGCGCGACAGCGAGGACCAGGAAGCCCTGGTCGACCGCTTCGGCACCCTGCTGAAGCACGTGGCGAACGGCGACGGATTCGTCACCCGGCTCCAGATGCTCGCCCGCACCCTCCCCGCCGACCCCGACGCGCACGCCAAGGACGTCGCCGTACGCGGCGACGACCGTGCACCGGGCTGGCTGGCACAGTCGTACGACCAGCTCCAGTCGATGGTGTCGACGAGCAGCGAGCAGCACCGCGCCTACCTCGTCGCCTGTATGCACTACTCCCGCGAACTCGCCGCCGAGGCGAACGCCATGGCACGCGCGGCACGCCCGCACGGCGGCAAGGCGGACCGGGACGCGGGCCTCGCGGTCGTCATGGCCCGTGAGCTGACCGACATCTGCTCCCGGCTCCAGGAAGCCGACATCCGCGTACGACAGCCGCTGGGCCAGGGCCGTCTCGCCTCGCTCATCCACTCCATGTACGACCCGGACCACCCCATCGACCACATCCAGGCGATGACGAAGCGCAACGCCTGGCCGGCCGAGCTGGACGCGATGGAGCCGACGTACCTGCAGGCGAAGACCCGCGAGTCCTCCACCCGTGCGCCCTGGTGCCACGCCACGGCCTGGGTGAAGGAGTGGCCGATGACCCCGGTCGGCGTCAACTTCCTCGCCCCGCTCCTCGTCCACACCCCGGACGTCATCCGAACGGTCGCCGTGACGATGGACCTCGAGCCCACCGAGGTAGCCATTGAACGCATGCTGACCGAAAAGACGAACGACGAGGCCGAGGCGTCCCGCCAGGCCAAGATGAACCGCACTGTCGACCCGCGCGACATCGCCTCCCACAACCGTCTCGACCAACGGGGAGAGGACCTCGCGAGCGGCGCGGCCGGGGTCAACCTGGTCGGCTACATCACCGTCTCCTCCCGCAATCCGGAAGCCCTGGCGCGCGACAAGCGGACCATAAGAGCCTCGGCCGGGAAGTCGTACCTGAAGATCGAGTGGTGCGACCGCGAGCACCATCGCGCCTTCGTCAACACACTGCCCTTCGCCACCGGCATCCGGAGGTAG